In Bythopirellula goksoeyrii, a single window of DNA contains:
- a CDS encoding PEP-CTERM sorting domain-containing protein → MKTYRILSLAANAVMFFTLAVSFSHAAVVFQDGFGDGDRNNDNVLDGADTDTGTDGIGTYIPARSSNTGMATNDEVAIPLNSSDTGLRWLSHSGFTGSNSGDRRAFIAIVDDTQGAMLETQPTTTTGGLNTTAINDGYALSYNAKGRGNSAAAIFGQTISLGPQVGDKVKVSFDWRVWRDAPNANSFVQPDDAQLRFGLFQDTDGQLGQTNPVAGPDVDLDMNGSFETMTSAVWGQDDGYFDGTRGSVSVAGSDIGSTNDRGWYGQVVIENPNGSFPPFFPNGGDWRIREETNVPGTDPNDKRIMQGTGDDDTVAVPQEMNPGTGDYGLVNLSVDKVYNLSLTLERFTDVNPGDTILASLTATDRATGISYTLSDYEPILNSMSEPDGISSDSWDYFAIRNTGLDDFDMLIDNFKLEIFGSNEPADNADYDGDGDVDGNDFLFWQRGNSTNAGSPADLQLWQQQYGTNPLVAAVAAVPEPTSLVLLSLCGAASLALRRRSKS, encoded by the coding sequence ATGAAGACGTACCGAATTTTGTCGCTGGCAGCTAATGCTGTCATGTTCTTCACGCTAGCCGTCTCGTTTTCGCATGCAGCCGTTGTTTTTCAAGACGGTTTCGGTGACGGCGATCGCAACAACGACAATGTGCTTGATGGGGCCGATACTGATACGGGCACTGATGGCATTGGTACCTATATACCGGCTCGCTCTTCAAATACCGGCATGGCTACGAATGATGAAGTTGCAATCCCTTTGAACTCAAGCGATACAGGGTTGCGCTGGTTGTCCCACTCTGGGTTTACTGGCAGTAATTCTGGTGATCGCAGGGCCTTTATTGCCATCGTCGATGATACTCAGGGTGCGATGCTTGAGACGCAACCGACTACCACAACGGGCGGACTTAATACTACTGCCATCAATGATGGGTATGCACTCTCTTACAACGCAAAAGGCCGCGGTAACTCGGCTGCTGCAATATTCGGACAAACGATCTCATTGGGACCTCAAGTGGGAGACAAAGTCAAAGTCAGTTTTGATTGGCGCGTTTGGCGAGATGCACCTAATGCGAATTCCTTCGTGCAGCCAGATGATGCGCAATTGCGGTTTGGACTGTTTCAGGATACAGACGGGCAACTCGGCCAGACTAATCCGGTGGCTGGACCCGATGTAGATCTAGATATGAATGGCTCGTTTGAAACAATGACCTCGGCGGTATGGGGGCAAGACGACGGCTATTTTGATGGCACTAGAGGTAGCGTTTCCGTCGCTGGAAGTGACATCGGTAGCACGAACGACCGGGGCTGGTATGGTCAAGTAGTCATTGAAAATCCGAATGGATCTTTTCCACCGTTTTTCCCCAATGGGGGTGATTGGCGCATTCGTGAAGAGACCAATGTCCCTGGTACCGATCCAAACGATAAACGGATCATGCAGGGTACGGGTGATGACGATACTGTCGCTGTACCCCAAGAAATGAATCCAGGAACTGGAGACTATGGTTTAGTCAATCTGAGTGTTGACAAAGTCTACAATCTGTCGCTGACACTGGAACGATTTACCGACGTAAACCCGGGAGATACGATTCTGGCAAGTTTGACCGCGACTGATCGAGCCACCGGTATTTCTTACACACTTTCGGATTACGAACCGATCCTCAATAGCATGAGCGAGCCCGACGGAATTTCTAGCGACTCTTGGGATTACTTTGCAATTCGCAATACAGGACTCGATGACTTCGATATGCTGATCGACAATTTTAAGTTGGAGATTTTTGGTAGCAACGAGCCAGCTGACAATGCTGACTATGACGGCGATGGTGACGTTGATGGAAATGATTTCTTGTTCTGGCAACGAGGGAATTCTACCAACGCCGGTTCACCTGCTGATCTGCAACTTTGGCAGCAACAATATGGAACAAACCCTTTGGTAGCTGCTGTAGCTGCTGTTCCCGAGCCTACATCCCTTGTTTTGTTGAGCTTGTGTGGGGCGGCGTCTCTCGCCTTGCGTCGTCGTAGCAAGAGCTAG